Proteins from one Calditrichota bacterium genomic window:
- a CDS encoding response regulator → MPKKALIIDDEEALTEIIVEVLSTLDFESYPAISGEDAIKIANQNDHFDLIIIDMNMPGMNGEETYNNIKTGFSDTPLIFMSGYDLSEEMAAMNLKCPNIFLKKPFTIADLTKTVSQLLP, encoded by the coding sequence ATGCCAAAGAAAGCACTAATCATTGACGATGAAGAAGCTCTAACAGAGATCATTGTTGAAGTTTTGAGCACACTCGATTTTGAAAGTTACCCTGCCATCAGTGGTGAAGATGCCATAAAAATAGCAAACCAGAACGATCATTTCGATTTAATTATTATTGATATGAACATGCCCGGTATGAATGGTGAAGAGACCTACAATAATATTAAAACTGGATTTTCGGATACTCCATTGATATTTATGTCGGGATACGATTTAAGTGAAGAGATGGCGGCAATGAATCTTAAATGTCCAAACATATTTTTGAAAAAACCATTTACAATTGCTGACCTGACCAAAACTGTTTCTCAGTTATTGCCATAA
- a CDS encoding response regulator, with the protein MKKPHVLIIDNLQETAELISEVLSAQGYLYSVAGNEKEAFELIKNFDIKLVIIDFHIKGLSGAELFLQLQKRMSVPAVLFLNVFSYSEEYDQLEISSPNAILNKPFSIDEFVKTVSELLP; encoded by the coding sequence ATGAAAAAGCCTCATGTTTTAATTATTGATAATTTGCAAGAAACAGCTGAATTGATTTCTGAAGTTCTCAGTGCACAAGGTTATTTATACTCTGTGGCCGGTAATGAAAAAGAAGCCTTCGAATTAATTAAAAACTTTGACATAAAGCTTGTTATAATTGATTTTCACATCAAAGGGTTAAGTGGAGCTGAATTATTTTTACAATTACAAAAACGGATGTCAGTTCCTGCTGTTTTGTTTCTCAATGTCTTCTCATACAGCGAAGAATATGATCAATTAGAAATATCAAGCCCCAATGCAATTCTAAATAAACCATTTAGTATTGATGAATTTGTTAAAACTGTTTCTGAGTTACTACCTTAA
- a CDS encoding RNA-binding transcriptional accessory protein: MTDQTMFQIIADELKINFVQVKNTVELLDDGNTVPFIARYRKEVTGSADEVEIRNIEERINYLRALETRKESILNSIEEQGKLTPELKTKIEKCSKMQELEDLYLPYKPKKRTKATIAKEKGLQPLAELILAQEETNGIPEDFAREYINEEKEVSSAEDALQGARDIIAEIISEDADVRKSVRELTFAQGILRSDVKKVEGRTDFEAYYEYSEAISKIVPHRILAINRGESESVLKVNVDVDSEKMNVEIAAVYIKNKNSIFFEQMQLAVADSYNRLIAPSISREVRSSLSEKADAHAIEIFATNLKNLLLQPPVRGKKIMGIDPGFRTGSKVAVIDTTGKYIEGTTIYPHPPQNKYMEAKGIVRKMVEKYDIDIIAIGNGTASRETEQMAAELIGEIKTDHKVEYIIVSEAGASVYSASKVAREEFPDLDASMRGNISIARRLLDPLAELVKIDPKSIGVGLYQHDVNQRRLVEALGHVVESCVNSVGVNLNTASASLLKHISGLTSRTAQNIISHRDSNGIFKNRNDLKKVDGIGEIAFEQAAGFLRIPDGNEALDNTSIHPESYLATAKLMENFGIKDIAQDGKSLPAKVKESQKELENLLQDLGIGRPTFDDILENLAKPGLDPRDELQKPIFKSDVLKMEDIKEGMMLKGTVRNVVDFGAFVDIGVKQDGLVHVSQMADKFVKNPMEIVSVGDVVDVRVTSIDLERGRIGLSMKKG, from the coding sequence ATGACCGACCAAACCATGTTCCAAATAATTGCAGATGAACTAAAAATAAATTTCGTCCAGGTAAAAAATACAGTCGAGCTTCTTGATGATGGTAATACCGTTCCTTTTATAGCACGTTATCGTAAAGAAGTAACCGGTTCTGCTGATGAAGTTGAAATACGAAATATTGAAGAGCGCATTAATTATCTGCGCGCTTTGGAAACACGGAAAGAAAGCATTCTTAATTCTATTGAAGAGCAGGGCAAACTTACACCGGAATTAAAAACAAAAATTGAAAAATGCAGTAAGATGCAAGAGTTGGAAGATTTGTATTTGCCTTATAAACCTAAAAAGCGTACCAAAGCAACAATCGCTAAAGAAAAGGGATTGCAACCATTGGCCGAATTAATTTTAGCCCAGGAAGAAACCAATGGAATTCCTGAAGATTTTGCGCGTGAATATATAAATGAAGAAAAAGAAGTTTCATCAGCTGAAGATGCATTGCAGGGTGCACGCGATATTATTGCAGAGATAATTAGTGAAGATGCCGATGTACGTAAGTCTGTACGCGAGTTGACATTTGCCCAGGGTATTTTACGTAGCGACGTAAAAAAAGTGGAAGGTCGCACAGATTTTGAAGCATACTATGAATACAGCGAAGCAATCAGCAAAATTGTTCCACATCGTATTTTAGCAATCAATCGTGGGGAGTCTGAATCTGTTTTAAAAGTGAATGTTGATGTTGATTCTGAAAAGATGAATGTGGAAATCGCCGCTGTTTATATCAAAAATAAAAACTCCATTTTTTTTGAACAAATGCAATTGGCTGTTGCCGATTCATATAACCGCTTGATAGCACCATCCATTTCCCGCGAAGTACGTTCCAGCTTATCAGAAAAAGCAGACGCCCATGCCATCGAGATTTTTGCTACCAACTTAAAAAACCTTTTACTACAGCCACCTGTTCGTGGGAAAAAAATTATGGGAATTGATCCCGGATTTAGAACGGGTTCTAAAGTGGCAGTCATTGATACCACCGGAAAATATATTGAGGGGACAACAATTTATCCGCATCCACCGCAAAATAAATATATGGAGGCCAAAGGCATTGTCCGCAAAATGGTTGAGAAATATGATATTGATATAATTGCAATTGGAAATGGGACCGCAAGCCGCGAAACAGAACAAATGGCCGCAGAGCTAATCGGCGAAATAAAGACAGACCATAAAGTGGAATATATAATTGTAAGTGAAGCAGGCGCGTCGGTTTATTCAGCCTCAAAAGTTGCGCGAGAGGAGTTTCCGGATTTGGATGCCAGCATGCGCGGAAATATCTCCATCGCCCGTCGTTTGCTCGATCCGTTGGCAGAGCTGGTAAAAATTGATCCGAAAAGTATCGGTGTTGGACTATACCAGCATGATGTTAATCAGCGAAGACTTGTAGAAGCTCTTGGCCATGTTGTAGAATCCTGTGTGAACAGTGTCGGTGTTAATTTGAATACGGCTTCTGCTTCACTATTAAAACATATTTCCGGATTAACCAGCAGGACCGCACAAAATATTATTTCCCACCGAGATAGTAATGGCATTTTTAAGAATCGTAATGATCTCAAAAAAGTGGATGGTATCGGGGAGATTGCTTTTGAACAAGCAGCTGGATTTCTGCGTATCCCTGATGGAAATGAAGCATTGGACAACACATCAATCCACCCGGAATCGTATCTGGCAACTGCAAAACTTATGGAAAATTTTGGCATAAAAGATATTGCCCAGGATGGAAAAAGCCTGCCTGCAAAAGTAAAGGAATCACAAAAGGAATTGGAAAATTTGTTACAGGATTTGGGTATTGGACGACCCACATTTGACGACATTCTCGAAAATCTTGCCAAGCCGGGTCTTGATCCTCGTGATGAGTTGCAAAAGCCAATCTTTAAAAGCGATGTGCTTAAAATGGAAGATATAAAAGAGGGAATGATGCTAAAAGGCACAGTTCGCAATGTGGTTGATTTTGGAGCATTTGTGGATATTGGTGTTAAACAGGATGGTCTGGTTCATGTAAGCCAGATGGCCGATAAATTTGTAAAAAATCCTATGGAAATTGTTTCAGTTGGTGATGTGGTTGATGTGCGTGTTACATCGATTGACTTGGAACGTGGGCGTATTGGTTTATCTATGAAAAAGGGGTAG
- the prmC gene encoding peptide chain release factor N(5)-glutamine methyltransferase, with amino-acid sequence MQKQKTWKVIDLLKTTADFLKKKGIENPRLNAERLLSHVLDMERIKLYVEFARPVSNTELSEYRTLVSRRLTNEPLQYILGETEFMGLPFKVSTSVLIPRPETEILVEEIFKLNDQNKNVTTVLDIGTGSGCIPISLAHFWPEAHFTGIDISSDALAIAEENKSLNKKENVSFLKKDIFGHWPDENLSKQFDLIVSNPPYVTEAEMSGLQSEVKDFEPDIALTDFSDGLKFYKHIFTLVSDGILKTKFLFLEMSGSQPEKIVDEAKKCKFNSVEVIKDLTGIDRVLKIKLNE; translated from the coding sequence ATGCAAAAACAAAAAACCTGGAAAGTAATCGATCTGCTTAAAACCACTGCAGATTTTCTTAAAAAAAAAGGTATTGAAAATCCCCGTTTAAATGCTGAGAGACTGTTGTCCCATGTTTTAGATATGGAGCGAATAAAACTCTATGTGGAATTTGCACGGCCAGTCTCAAATACGGAGCTTAGCGAATATAGAACCCTGGTTTCACGACGGCTGACAAATGAGCCCCTTCAATATATTTTGGGTGAAACTGAGTTTATGGGATTGCCATTTAAGGTATCGACATCTGTATTAATACCACGCCCCGAAACCGAGATTTTAGTCGAAGAAATTTTTAAATTAAATGATCAAAATAAAAACGTAACAACGGTTTTGGATATTGGTACGGGCAGCGGATGTATTCCCATCAGCCTGGCACATTTTTGGCCGGAAGCGCATTTTACAGGGATAGATATTTCTTCTGACGCGTTAGCAATTGCTGAGGAAAATAAATCCCTAAATAAAAAAGAGAATGTTTCTTTTTTAAAAAAAGACATATTTGGCCATTGGCCCGATGAGAATCTATCAAAACAATTTGATCTCATTGTCTCGAATCCACCATACGTAACTGAAGCAGAAATGAGTGGATTACAAAGCGAAGTAAAAGATTTTGAGCCTGATATTGCTTTAACAGATTTTAGCGACGGACTAAAATTTTATAAACATATTTTTACCCTGGTTAGTGATGGAATTTTAAAAACAAAATTTCTTTTTTTGGAAATGAGCGGATCACAACCGGAAAAAATTGTAGATGAAGCAAAAAAATGTAAGTTTAACTCCGTGGAAGTAATAAAAGATTTAACTGGAATTGACCGCGTTCTAAAAATAAAATTAAATGAGTAA
- the rnr gene encoding ribonuclease R has translation MKKTEISPKIQKAILALLKENAGSALPRKQISHFLNIRKKEYHVFEASLTDLVREGVIKKTNGHKYMSQQVSHFKGELRTARAGFGFVVVEDMEDDIFVSRSNLNTAFDRDTVEVQLYAKTRGKRQEGFITKVHERFRKQVVGTYRQTEYYSFVVPDSPKIYRDIVVPQDRTLDAKDGQKVLVNFDQWDSAQHNPEGHIAEVLGDADAPGVDIISVAYSYNLPVRFTDDLEAEAKKATGRILKKDLQDRLDLRDMVCFTIDPIDAKDFDDAVSLEKLDNGNVKLGVHIADVSHYVKPDSPIDKEAYKRGTSIYLVDRVIPMLPEHLSNDLCSLKPNVDRMAFSCFMEIDADLKLVDYQVAPSIINSNKRYNYEEFQSDFDMQKKVPYLETINDMFDLSKRLTRQRFEDGSIDFETPEVRFILDEKGQPTEVIPKKRLGAHRLVEEFMLMANKTVAEHIIKISPKKSAPFPFIYRIHEKPDPEKMNKFFNLLKALKVPFKPAKKISSKYFQTVLDKIKGKPEEVIIREVALRSMMKAVYSEKNIGHFGLSFRDYTHFTSPIRRYPDLVVHRLLKMYATNEIKNPKGLRKNIKEMCLQTSKMERLAVEAERESIKLKQCEYINKHIGDQFHGIISGVTAYGIYVEIEETFIEGFVQMTNMSDDFYVYEEASYSMTGRNTGRRISLGDQVEIKVESVNLEKREIDFILLEDPDFEPLVPEAIEKPKNKKRRPRRKR, from the coding sequence ATGAAAAAAACAGAAATCTCACCAAAAATTCAAAAAGCTATTTTAGCTTTATTAAAAGAAAATGCCGGATCAGCTCTGCCACGCAAACAGATCAGTCATTTTTTAAATATTCGAAAAAAAGAATATCATGTTTTTGAAGCCTCATTAACCGATTTGGTAAGAGAAGGTGTTATCAAAAAAACAAATGGCCACAAATATATGTCCCAGCAAGTCTCTCATTTTAAAGGGGAGCTACGAACGGCACGTGCCGGATTTGGCTTTGTGGTTGTTGAAGATATGGAAGACGATATTTTTGTCTCCCGCAGTAACCTGAACACTGCTTTTGACCGCGACACAGTTGAGGTTCAGCTTTATGCTAAAACGCGCGGGAAAAGACAAGAAGGATTTATTACCAAAGTGCATGAACGTTTTAGAAAACAGGTTGTAGGCACCTACCGCCAAACGGAATATTATAGTTTCGTTGTGCCGGATTCACCAAAAATTTACCGCGATATAGTTGTGCCACAAGACAGAACTTTAGATGCCAAAGATGGCCAAAAAGTGCTGGTAAACTTTGATCAGTGGGATAGCGCTCAACACAATCCCGAAGGACATATTGCTGAAGTTTTGGGTGATGCCGATGCACCCGGTGTTGATATAATTTCTGTAGCTTACTCTTATAACCTGCCAGTTCGTTTTACAGATGACCTTGAAGCTGAAGCAAAAAAAGCAACCGGGCGAATCTTAAAAAAAGACTTGCAGGATCGGCTTGATTTGCGGGACATGGTTTGCTTTACAATAGATCCGATTGATGCCAAGGATTTTGATGATGCCGTTTCCCTTGAAAAACTGGACAATGGCAATGTTAAACTTGGTGTACATATCGCAGATGTAAGCCATTATGTAAAACCTGATTCACCAATTGATAAAGAGGCTTATAAGCGTGGGACAAGCATTTATCTTGTTGACCGGGTTATCCCGATGCTGCCTGAACATTTATCCAATGATTTGTGCAGTCTTAAACCAAATGTAGACCGGATGGCATTTAGCTGTTTTATGGAAATTGATGCGGATTTAAAACTGGTTGATTACCAGGTTGCACCTTCAATTATAAACAGTAACAAACGCTATAATTATGAAGAGTTTCAATCTGATTTTGATATGCAAAAGAAGGTTCCATACCTGGAAACCATAAATGATATGTTTGATCTCAGCAAGCGATTGACACGGCAAAGGTTTGAGGATGGCAGCATTGATTTTGAGACACCGGAGGTTCGATTTATCCTGGATGAAAAAGGCCAGCCCACTGAGGTTATTCCTAAAAAACGGCTTGGTGCACACAGGCTGGTGGAAGAGTTTATGCTGATGGCCAACAAAACTGTCGCTGAACATATCATCAAAATTAGCCCCAAGAAATCGGCACCATTTCCTTTTATTTACCGCATTCATGAAAAGCCTGATCCTGAAAAGATGAATAAGTTTTTCAACCTGCTAAAAGCTTTAAAAGTACCATTTAAACCGGCAAAAAAAATCTCATCAAAATATTTTCAAACAGTCCTTGATAAAATAAAAGGCAAACCGGAGGAAGTAATAATTCGCGAGGTAGCTTTAAGGTCGATGATGAAGGCCGTTTATTCAGAAAAAAATATAGGGCACTTTGGATTGTCTTTCAGAGATTACACACATTTTACATCGCCCATACGCCGCTATCCGGATTTGGTGGTACATAGACTTTTAAAAATGTATGCCACAAATGAAATAAAAAATCCTAAAGGGTTGCGCAAAAATATAAAAGAAATGTGTTTGCAAACATCCAAAATGGAGCGCCTTGCTGTGGAAGCTGAGCGCGAATCAATCAAGCTTAAGCAGTGTGAATACATTAATAAACATATTGGCGATCAGTTTCATGGGATAATTTCCGGCGTTACTGCTTACGGCATTTATGTGGAAATTGAGGAAACTTTTATTGAAGGTTTTGTTCAAATGACCAATATGTCTGACGATTTTTATGTTTATGAAGAAGCAAGCTATTCAATGACCGGACGAAATACCGGAAGGCGCATCAGCCTTGGCGACCAGGTGGAAATAAAAGTGGAGTCGGTTAATCTGGAAAAACGCGAAATTGATTTTATTTTATTAGAAGACCCGGATTTTGAACCTTTAGTGCCGGAAGCAATTGAAAAACCTAAAAACAAAAAAAGACGCCCAAGAAGGAAACGGTGA
- a CDS encoding LPS-assembly protein LptD, producing MKILLFTLLTITYLFSQENQVLNDSLSTLMPDSIAVNDLEIADSLAQKPKPAITDKIPYKADHISISVDGNKIYLTGNAEINYQSLKLNAEKITIDQKNNKLYARGVLDSIDEKGNKVFKGNPVFLEKDQEPMRGNIIEYDFETKRGKIQVGRTNMEPGYYKGSDIYKIADSTLLVEDGYFTTCDLPEDPHFYFRSDQMRLRVKDKVVARPIYFYIADIPVAALPFGVFPNKGGRHSGIIIPSYGESRVGGRFLEGLGYYWAPNDYFDATLQTTFYDKLGFTFRGNANYKVRYLLGGSVSGSYFPKDPSSGQRRERWNFRFNHRQTIDPTFTISGSGSFSSDKDFRRDTSPSFADRTRQNITSSLNINKSFKGTKNSMSMSFTHQKNLQTDETDYTLPRITFSRRQTSIYETITGKPLGSKRSWYQDIYFSYSSNTLRKGSHKLQITQNDSLPDDTTYVDKVSSGIQHNLRFNSPQKIFKYFSVNPSVNYNEVWVDEITEGTLNEETNAIETSQKKKFGVRRTFNASVGLRTKLYGMFEPNIGELKFIRHIIDPSISMTYTPDFSTDQYGYFNTVLDTNGNIKKVDKFQRSPFGGTSSGESQRMNISLGNLFQAKFIDEEGKEDKVDFFKANFSTSHNFLADSLKWGRISSSFSTKIFGQNISARATHSLYSLSKDGTKEVDEFFFEQGNLPRLISFNTSFGYTINNKTFAAKEDKDKNKSRRDKRNGDNAEDKTKAEIDSLDEENFGLDGSLKKERDQTKKIELPWSTTFRVNYTLRPENENDPESINLTASANFKLTKNWKIRWNGSFDLVEKDLVHHSFNIYRDLHCWEMSFNWQPTQKYYSFQINIKAPSLQDIKVTKHPSANTYNRY from the coding sequence ATGAAAATACTTTTATTTACCCTTCTAACAATTACATATTTATTCAGCCAGGAGAATCAAGTTTTAAACGATTCCCTTTCCACACTAATGCCCGATTCAATTGCGGTAAATGATTTGGAGATTGCAGACTCTTTGGCGCAAAAACCAAAACCTGCTATTACAGATAAAATACCATATAAAGCGGACCATATAAGCATCAGTGTGGATGGTAACAAAATTTACCTGACAGGGAACGCCGAAATCAATTATCAAAGCCTGAAACTGAATGCCGAGAAAATTACAATCGATCAAAAAAATAATAAGCTTTATGCCAGGGGAGTTCTTGATTCAATTGATGAAAAAGGAAACAAGGTTTTTAAGGGTAACCCGGTTTTTTTAGAAAAAGATCAGGAGCCGATGCGCGGAAACATAATCGAATATGATTTTGAAACCAAGCGCGGCAAAATACAAGTTGGTCGTACAAACATGGAACCCGGCTATTATAAAGGAAGTGACATTTATAAAATCGCCGATAGTACCCTTCTTGTTGAAGATGGCTATTTTACTACCTGTGATTTGCCGGAAGATCCGCATTTTTATTTTCGAAGTGACCAGATGCGTTTAAGGGTTAAAGATAAAGTAGTGGCCCGTCCAATCTATTTTTATATTGCAGATATTCCAGTTGCCGCTTTGCCATTTGGTGTTTTCCCAAATAAAGGCGGTCGTCACTCAGGGATTATAATCCCCAGTTATGGAGAAAGCCGGGTCGGTGGCCGATTTCTTGAGGGACTTGGCTATTATTGGGCACCCAATGATTATTTTGATGCTACTCTGCAAACAACTTTTTATGATAAACTAGGATTCACATTTCGCGGAAATGCCAATTATAAAGTTCGCTATCTTTTAGGCGGATCAGTATCCGGATCATATTTCCCAAAAGATCCATCAAGCGGCCAAAGAAGGGAACGCTGGAATTTTAGATTTAACCACCGCCAAACAATTGACCCTACTTTTACAATCAGCGGAAGCGGTAGTTTTTCCAGTGACAAAGATTTTCGGAGGGATACATCTCCAAGTTTTGCAGACAGGACAAGGCAAAATATAACCTCCAGCCTTAACATAAATAAAAGTTTCAAAGGCACAAAAAACAGCATGTCCATGTCTTTTACACACCAAAAAAACCTGCAGACAGATGAAACAGATTACACGCTACCGCGAATAACTTTCAGCCGCAGGCAAACGAGTATTTATGAAACAATAACAGGTAAACCTCTAGGATCAAAACGCTCCTGGTACCAGGATATTTATTTTTCTTACAGCTCCAATACCTTGCGTAAAGGATCACATAAATTACAAATTACCCAAAACGACTCCCTGCCTGATGATACAACATATGTAGACAAGGTTTCATCCGGCATTCAACACAATTTACGATTCAATTCTCCACAAAAAATATTTAAGTATTTTAGCGTAAATCCCTCTGTTAATTATAATGAAGTCTGGGTTGATGAAATTACTGAGGGTACATTAAACGAAGAAACCAATGCCATAGAAACATCACAGAAAAAAAAATTTGGTGTTCGCCGTACTTTTAACGCCAGTGTTGGTTTGCGAACAAAACTTTACGGTATGTTTGAACCCAATATTGGTGAGCTAAAATTCATTCGCCACATTATTGATCCGTCTATCAGCATGACTTATACACCTGATTTTTCAACTGATCAATATGGCTATTTTAATACAGTTTTAGACACAAATGGGAATATAAAAAAAGTTGATAAATTCCAGCGCTCCCCTTTTGGTGGAACTTCCAGTGGTGAATCACAAAGAATGAATATCAGTCTGGGCAACCTGTTTCAGGCAAAGTTTATTGATGAAGAAGGGAAAGAAGATAAGGTCGATTTTTTCAAGGCTAATTTTTCAACCAGCCATAACTTTCTTGCCGATTCTCTAAAATGGGGGCGGATTAGTTCATCTTTCAGTACAAAGATCTTTGGCCAAAATATTTCTGCACGGGCTACGCACAGTTTATACTCCCTAAGCAAAGATGGTACAAAAGAAGTCGATGAGTTTTTTTTCGAACAGGGTAACCTGCCGCGCCTGATCAGTTTCAACACTTCTTTCGGATACACAATTAACAATAAAACCTTTGCCGCAAAAGAAGACAAGGATAAAAATAAATCGCGACGTGATAAAAGAAATGGTGACAATGCTGAGGATAAAACCAAAGCAGAGATTGACTCGCTTGATGAAGAGAATTTTGGACTTGATGGTTCTCTAAAAAAAGAACGGGACCAGACAAAAAAAATCGAACTGCCCTGGTCAACAACATTTAGGGTTAACTACACGCTGAGACCGGAAAATGAAAATGATCCGGAATCAATCAACCTAACTGCCTCAGCAAATTTTAAATTGACAAAAAACTGGAAAATCCGATGGAACGGTAGTTTTGATCTTGTAGAAAAAGACCTGGTCCATCACTCTTTTAATATCTATCGCGATCTGCATTGTTGGGAGATGTCTTTTAACTGGCAACCGACTCAAAAATATTACAGCTTTCAGATCAATATAAAGGCGCCTAGTTTACAGGATATTAAAGTAACTAAGCACCCAAGTGCAAACACATATAATCGCTACTAA
- a CDS encoding RNA polymerase sigma factor produces the protein MTDFKQVYNKYSEDVFRFSLWLCANYDEAKDITSETFIRMWTARTETKTETVKAYLFTIARNLYLKSVKADKRKTVLDESIIEPSDLATNIESKSDLERTLTALQILPELERSAIAMRSFNGMSYQEISKALNISLALVKVKIHRGRIKLLKNLED, from the coding sequence ATGACGGATTTCAAACAGGTTTATAATAAATACTCTGAAGATGTTTTCAGGTTTTCGCTGTGGCTGTGTGCCAACTATGATGAAGCAAAGGATATTACCTCTGAAACATTTATCCGAATGTGGACCGCACGAACAGAGACAAAAACAGAAACTGTAAAAGCCTACCTTTTTACTATTGCCCGGAATTTGTATTTAAAATCAGTTAAAGCAGATAAAAGAAAAACAGTGCTTGATGAATCAATTATCGAGCCTTCTGACTTGGCGACTAATATAGAAAGTAAATCTGATTTGGAAAGAACATTAACGGCGCTGCAGATATTACCGGAACTGGAAAGAAGTGCTATAGCTATGCGCTCTTTTAATGGAATGAGTTATCAGGAAATAAGCAAAGCTTTAAATATCAGCTTGGCATTGGTAAAAGTTAAAATTCATCGTGGGCGAATAAAATTATTAAAAAATTTAGAAGATTAA